A section of the Pochonia chlamydosporia 170 chromosome 2, whole genome shotgun sequence genome encodes:
- a CDS encoding tRNA dihydrouridine synthase (similar to Cordyceps militaris CM01 XP_006667532.1), with translation MATEVKRVPIPRRGVDYRGKIVLAPMVRSGELPSRLLALHYGADLVWGPETIDRAMIGTTRRFDEDTRTVEWTRISSQGHKEPPPDAKESVIYKVFPEKEDGKLIFQIGTSDPDRAVEAARLVAADVAGIDVNAGCPKPFSTSGGMGAALLRTPDKLVAILEALVKNITPEFEIGISVKIRILETPAETEALVRRLVATGITGLTVHCRTTPMRPRERAIRGQLRMIADICHEAGVACLMNGDVESRDHGIKLAEEYGADGAMIAVAAEKNSSCFQSEADGGLLRWEPVVEQYVKYSMEINNRFSNTKYLLAQMVPGKAKFYQSIQQSKCYTDICKTLGLEHLLELAQDCDAKRGLDKPKEKLSKKARNNASALAAGGKMAEATAKNQHRKSLSERNVGSKANPELAAVATAV, from the exons ATGGCTACAGAAGTCAAGCGAGTTCCCATTCCCCGCCGGGGCGTCGACTATCGTGGCAAGATTGTGCTTGCACCCATGGTGCGCTCCGGCGAGTTGCCGTCCAGATTACTTGCACTTCACTATGGCGCAGATCTCGTCTGGG GCCCCGAGACCATTGACCGAGCCATGATTGGAACGACTCGACGCTTCGATGAAGACACTCGCACTGTCGAATGGACCCGGATATCTTCTCAAGGCCACAAAGAGCCACCTCCAGATGCCAAAGAAAGCGTAATCTACAAAGTATTCCCGGAGAaggaagacggcaagctcATATTCCAAATCGGCACCTCCGACCCCGACCGCGCAGTCGAAGCAGCCCGCCTCGTGGCCGCCGACGTCGCCGGCATCGATGTCAATGCCGGCTGCCCCAAACCCTTCAGCACCAGCGGCGGTATGGGCGCAGCCCTCTTACGGACGCCAGACAAACTGGTTGCGATTCTCGAGGCCCTAGTGAAGAACATCACTCCCGAATTTGAAATCGGCATCAGTGTCAAGATTCGCATCTTGGAAACCCCAGCTGAGACGGAAGCCCTCGTGAGAAGACTTGTCGCCACTGGCATCACAGGCCTAACGGTCCATTGTCGTACCACGCCCATGAGGCCTAGAGAGCGTGCGATCCGCGGACAGCTACGCATGATTGCAGACATTTGCCACGAAGCCGGCGTTGCGTGCCTTATGAATGGCGATGTCGAAAGCCGCGACCACGGCATCAAGTTGGCAGAGGAGTATGGTGCCGACGGAGCCATGATTGCGGTTGCTGCTGAAAAGAAttccagctgcttccagAGCGAAGCCGACGGTGGTCTACTGCGTTGGGAGCCCGTCGTAGAGCAGTACGTCAAGTACTCTATGGAAATTAACAACCGGTTCAGCAATACAAAGTATCTCCTGGCTCAAATGGTTCCTGGAAAGGCAAAGTTTTATCAGTCTATTCAGCAGTCCAAGTGCTACACGGATATTTGTAAGACTCTGGGGCTCGAACATCTCCTCGAGCTGGCCCAGGATTGCGATGCAAAGAGGGGATTGGACAAGCCGAAGGAGAAACTGTCCAAGAAGGCCAGGAATAATGCCAGTGCTTTGGCTGCCGGCGGAAAGATGGCTGAAGCGACGGCCAAGAATCAGCATCGGAAATCGCTTTCGGAACGAAATGTCGGGTCCAAGGCTAATCCTGAACTGGCCGCAGTTGCAACAGCAGTCTGA
- a CDS encoding mitochondrial protein (similar to Metarhizium acridum CQMa 102 XP_007807343.1) — MAARVLLQRRSLAPLATIALGGLALAPATVLAEGPVDKKKPIYDDFDAVSANDAPASTGPLKALQPAQPPATSTTEEEPKKERKARGPSPTDRIAVEIGKARMALYRFAVCTENKVNETMDSAFNLEQSFTNTIASLAPSRESGEKLMPGTIYVLVAAMAGSIITRNRNILLRSTVPLAFGVGAGWTVLPVTMRNISDLSWKYEQRFPAVAETHVNIREGLKKGVSFAKVHSRIGVQYVDDKVTDARETVEGWVKQGK; from the exons ATGGCTGCAAGAGTGCTGCTGCAACGG CGCTCCCTGGCGCCGTTGGCCACAATCGCGCTCGGCGGACTGGCTCTCGCTCCCGCGACCGTTTTGGCCGAAGGACCTGTGGACAAG AAGAAACCCATCTACGATGACTTCGATGCCGTGTCTGCAAATGACGCACCCGCCTCAACTGGTCCCTTGAAGGCTCTCCAACCCGCACAACCTCCTGCCACTTCCACCACTGAAGAAGAGCCCAAAAAGGAGAGAAAAGCCCGCGGCCCTTCACCGACGGACCGTATCGCCGTCGAAATTGGCAAAGCACGCATGGCTCTGTATCGATTCGCCGTCTGCACCGAGAACAAGGTCAACGAGACGATGGACTCTGCATTCAACCTCGAGCAATCCTTCACCAACACCATTGCCTCGCTCGCACCGTCCCGCGAGTCTGGCGAGAAGCTTATGCCAGGCACAATCTACGTGCTGGTCGCCGCCATGGccggcagcatcatcactcGTAACCGCAACATCTTGCTGAGGAGCACGGTGCCTCTGgcgtttggtgttggtgccgGATGGACAGTCTTGCCCGTGACCATGAGGAATATCTCTGATTTGTCGTGGAAGTATGAGCAGCGGTTCCCGGCTGTAGCGGAAACGCATGTTAATATTAGGGAGGGCCTCAAGAAGGGCGTTAGCTTTGCCAAGGTGCATAGTCGGATTGGTGTACAGTATGTGGATGACAAGGTTACGGATGCGAGGGAGACTGTAGAGGGCTGGGTGAAGCAGGGAAAATAG
- a CDS encoding mitochondrial intermediate peptidase (similar to Coccidioides immitis RS XP_001247313.1) yields MLNSSGQRLWICTRCVRRVTRPKTTPTAILQQRRWETTAAAEATPFFNPADHHVSSRHDDTVLRDLFDAPSGGLSFPSFSLKKSRGLFKNRYLTSPDGFFVFAQKNLEKATRLVQRVLDASTTEQYQGIVKDLDRLSDLLCRVLDLSDFVRMTHPDARFQQAAAGAWSMVYQYMNQLNTMTGLNDQLGKALSRPEVVSAWSDEERTVAELLKLDFMKSAVNLPKKARDRFVELSSRISDVGSAFVQDMEPRNKEVTLPSHRFYGLYPGLAATLKVRSQISISTTGSEAAAALQSVYDEETRKEIYLAQRTASHSTIENLEAMLKLRAELAKLAGFESHGHMALKDRMMAKTPASVMKFLLALRNHNAPIIQQELVELTEKKRERLAMPEVDLQAWDRDFYMEKIRAEMRSRVRHEDQLTAFFSVGTVMQGLSRLFDRLYGVRFVPREALPGEVWHPDVKRLDVMSDDGEQLAVLYCDLFYRPQKSPNPAHFTVRCSREILADELNEATEDMVSATPIFDSPESAANDGMETSQRNGKVKQLPTIALVCDFPKSDSAREPAFLSYYSVETLFHEMGHAIHSILARTSFQNVSGTRCATDFAELPSTLMEHFAADPTVLSLFARHWKTDRPLPYDLVKERITFSKRFEGIDTDNQILLAMVDQAYHSPQVANLSFDSTRVFHEIQHQFAYGPKDPPETCWQGFFGHLHSYGSTYYSYLFDRVLAERVWRVVFKGGENQAAISRENGERVKQNLLKWGGGRDPWRCLSDTLQDERLAAGDEESMALVGSWGIKDDHQRA; encoded by the coding sequence ATGCTCAATTCCAGTGGTCAACGCCTCTGGATCTGCACCAGATGTGTTCGTCGCGTGACACGGCCAAAGACGACGCCGACTGCTATACTTCAACAGCGGCGATGGGAGACGACAGCCGCCGCAGAGGCTACacccttcttcaacccaGCCGACCATCATGTTAGCTCCCGACATGACGACACCGTCCTTCGCGATCTTTTCGATGCCCCATCTGGTGGTCTGTCGTTCCCGAGTTTCAGCCTCAAGAAGAGCCGCGGCCTCTTTAAGAATCGGTACCTAACGAGCCCCGATGGGTTCTTTGTGTTTGCGCAAAAGAATCTGGAAAAGGCCACACGGCTCGTGCAAAGAGTCCTCGATGCTTCGACAACCGAACAATATCAGGGCATCGTCAAGGACTTAGATCGGTTGAGTGATTTGCTTTGCCGAGTTCTCGACTTGTCCGACTTTGTACGCATGACACATCCCGATGCGCGGTTCCAACAGGCCGCCGCAGGTGCCTGGTCCATGGTATACCAGTACATGAACCAGTTAAATACCATGACAGGTCTGAATGATCAATTGGGCAAGGCTCTCTCGCGTCCGGAAGTCGTCTCCGCCTGGTCAGATGAGGAGAGGACGGTTGCCGAACTGCTGAAGCTGGACTTTATGAAGTCAGCCGTCAACTTGCCAAAAAAGGCCAGAGACCGATTTGTCGAACTCTCATCTCGCATCAGCGATGTTGGCTCTGCATTCGTGCAAGATATGGAGCCCAGAAATAAAGAAGTCACGCTTCCATCCCATAGATTTTATGGATTATATCCGGGATTAGCGGCCACCTTGAAGGTCCGATCCCAGATATCCATCTCGACAACCGGTTCTGAAGCGGCAGCTGCGCTCCAAAGTGTGTATGACGAGGAGACCCGCAAAGAGATTTATTTAGCACAACGGACCGCATCACACAGCACGATTGAGAACCTGGAGGCGATGCTCAAACTTCGCGCAGAGTTGGCGAAGCTTGCTGGGTTCGAAAGCCACGGACACATGGCTCTCAAAGACAGaatgatggccaagacaCCCGCATCAGTAATGAAGTTCCTCCTCGCGCTGCGAAATCACAATGCCCCCATCATTCAGCAGGAACTTGTTGAACTCACTGAAAAGAAACGTGAGCGCCTCGCTATGCCCGAGGTCGATCTGCAGGCCTGGGACAGAGACTTTTACATGGAGAAAATCCGGGCTGAGATGCGATCCCGCGTCCGTCACGAAGACCAGCTAACGGCATTCTTCTCCGTGGGTACCGTCATGCAGGGCCTCTCGCGGCTCTTTGACCGTTTATATGGCGTACGATTTGTCCCTCGAGAAGCCTTACCCGGAGAAGTCTGGCACCCAGACGTCAAACGTCTTGATGTAATGTCAGACGACGGGGAACAGCTCGCCGTCCTCTACTGCGACTTGTTCTATCGACCTCAAAAGTCGCCCAACCCAGCACACTTCACTGTCCGATGCTCCCGCGAGATACTCGCCGACGAGCTCAACGAGGCGACAGAGGACATGGTCTCCGCCACGCCCATCTTCGATTCCCCTGAGTCTGCGGCCAACGACGGCATGGAAACATCCCAGCGCAACGGAAAAGTCAAACAACTACCCACTATTGCCTTAGTCTGTGACTTCCCCAAGAGCGACTCAGCCCGCGAGCCGGCTTTCCTATCGTATTACTCTGTCGAAACGCTCTTCCACGAAATGGGCCACGCCATCCACTCCATCCTCGCACGAACGTCCTTTCAAAACGTCTCGGGAACCCGTTGCGCCACCGACTTTGCCGAGCTACCATCCACCCTCATGGAGCACTTTGCCGCCGATCCCACGGTCCTCTCCCTGTTCGCGCGCCACTGGAAAACAGATCGCCCCCTGCCGTACGACCTAGTAAAAGAACGCATCACCTTCTCCAAGCGCTTCGAAGGAATAGACACAGACAACCAGATCCTTCTCGCAATGGTCGACCAGGCCTACCACTCACCACAGGTAGCCAATCTCTCGTTCGACTCAACCCGCGTCTTCCACGAAATCCAGCACCAGTTTGCCTACGGACCCAAAGATCCACCCGAGACATGCTGGCAGGGCTTCTTCGGACACTTGCACTCCTACGGAAGCACATACTACAGCTATCTCTTTGATCGCGTTCTCGCCGAACGCGTATGGCGGGTCGTTTTCAAAGGCGGGGAAAACCAAGCCGCCATTAGCAGGGAAAACGGAGAGCGCGTGAAGCAGAATCTGTTGAAATGGGGCGGCGGCCGCGATCCATGGAGGTGTCTTTCAGATACGCTGCAGGACGAGAGACTTGCGGCAGGCGACGAGGAGTCcatggctttggtgggcAGCTGGGGCATAAAGGATGATCATCAAAGAGCATAG